A genomic segment from Daphnia pulex isolate KAP4 chromosome 5, ASM2113471v1 encodes:
- the LOC124194975 gene encoding importin subunit alpha-5-like has translation MERTEVNVELRKSQKDDDLLLNRHNLEIDDETLSPLEKTNRVDAAYMSIEDMVNGINSGDENMEITATHAVRQLLSKEPNMDLTILIDDIIPKLVEFLGRVNNPDLQFDSGWVLSNIALGSECEQTEGFVDSAGAVAGLISLLGSPHPVVAEQTVCALGKIADFRPELRDHVIELGIIKLLVTLIKPDAPDTLLRNVTWTLSNLCRNKIPPPSVPSVRQLLPVLAHLIHSNDKEILADACWALSYLTDGPNERIKEVVDAGVVPRLVALLDHNELAVINPTLIAIVNIVSGSDFQTESVLDAGACPSLAKLLVHSKMKIVKEATLAVSNIAAGNTIQIQALINNNVVLPLVDVLGNGDFECQKEAAWAITNITLGGTVEQIALLRQFGVIPPLCALLEAKEDSKTILVVLEGLANILAVAEIMGELENVCLHVEECGGLDRIEDLQSHEKNKISYKALAILEKYFSNDR, from the exons ATGGAGCGTACTGAGGTGAATGTAGAATTGAGGAAATCCCAGAAGGACGACGACCTGCTGCTGAATCGACACAACCTTGAAATCGATGACGAAACCCTTAGCCCtcttgaaaaaacaaatcgtgtGGATGCAGCCTACATGAGCATTGAGGACATGGTTAATG GTATCAATAGTGGTGATGAAAACATGGAAATTACTGCAACACACGCTGTACGTCAACTCCTCAGCAAGGAACCTAACATGGACTTAACGATCTTAATCGACGATATTATTCCCAAGCTGGTAGAATTCCTAGGTCGTGTAAACAA CCCTGATCTTCAGTTTGATTCTGGGTGGGTTCTCAGCAATATTGCGTTAGGCTCTGAGTGTGAGCAGACTGAAGGCTTCGTCGACAGTGCTGGGGCTGTTGCTGGACTCATTTCTTTGTTGGGTTCACCACATCCAGTTGTGGCCGAGCAAACTGTCTGTGCTCTCGGTAAAATCGCCGATTTCAGACCAGAGCTTCGAGATCACGTCATCGAGCTAGGCATCATTAAGCTTTTGGTCACCTTGATAAAACCCGATGCACca GATACATTATTGCGTAACGTCACTTGGACTTTGTCCAACTTGTGTCGCAACAAGATCCCTCCGCCCAGTGTCCCTTCCGTCCGACAACTTCTTCCCGTCTTGGCCCACCTGATCCACAGCAACGACAAAGAGATCCTAGCCGACGCTTGCTGGGCTCTGTCGTACCTCACCGATGGCCCGAACGAACGGATTAAAGAAGTGGTTGACGCCGGAGTCGTCCCTCGTCTCGTCGCTTTGCTGGACCATAATGAATTGGCCGTCATCAACCCCACTCTGATTGCTATCGTCAACATCGTTTCAGGAAGTGATTTTCAGACGGAATCCGTCTTGGATGCTGGTGCCTGCCCGTCGCTGGCCAAGTTGCTGGTTCATTCGAAGATGAAGATCGTCAAGGAAGCTACCTTGGCCGTGTCCAACATTGCTGCCGGCAATACTATCCAGATTCAAGCtctcatcaacaacaacgttGTTCTTCCGTTGGTGGACGTACTGGGCAACGGCGATTTCGAATGCCAAAAAGAAGCAGCTTGGGCCATCACCAACATCACCTTGG gtgGTACTGTCGAGCAGATCGCTTTGTTGCGCCAGTTTGGTGTCATTCCTCCGCTGTGCGCTTTGTTAGAGGCTAAGGAAGATAGCAAGACTATCTTGGTCGTTTTGGAAGGCTTGGCTAATATTTTGGCCGTAGCCGAAATAATGGGTGAACTGGAGAATGTTTGCCTTCACGTCGAAGAGTGTGGAGGCCTGGATCGCATCGAAGATTTGCAGAGCCACGAAAAGAATAAGATTTCTTACAAGGCGCTGGCCATTCTGGAGAAGTACTTCTCAAATGAC aGGTAG